Below is a window of Pseudomonas eucalypticola DNA.
CCGGGTCTAAACCACCGGCGTGCCATGGGTGACAGCGACCCAGGCGTCGGAGGGTCAGCCAGCCGCCGCGAAGAAGTCCATGGAGTTCTATGGCTTCCAACGCGTAGCAGGAACAGCTGGGGTAAAAACGACAGTGGTTGCCCATCAGCGGGCTGATGGCATAGCGATAAAACTGGATC
It encodes the following:
- the yidD gene encoding membrane protein insertion efficiency factor YidD gives rise to the protein MRKLAIVPIQFYRYAISPLMGNHCRFYPSCSCYALEAIELHGLLRGGWLTLRRLGRCHPWHAGGLDPVPPAPSPRNSSIAE